The stretch of DNA ACCGTAGAAGAGGTCGCGCGACGGATCGACGCCGAGGTGACGTTGCCTACCGGCTACCGCCTCGTCTACGGCGGCCAGTTCGAGGAAGCGGCGTCGAGTGTGCGAAACCTGGCACTCATCTCGGTGCTGATTCTGGTCGCCATGTACGGCCTGCTCTTCATCGCGTTCCGACGCCTCCGACACGCGACGATCGTACTCGTCAACCTGCCGCTCGCGGTGATCGGCGGCGTATTCGCGATCTCACTGGGAGGCAGCGGGCTCAGCATCGCGGCGCTGGTTGGATTCATCACGCTGTTCGGCATCGCAACGCGTAACGGTGTGCTGCTGGTTTCGCACTATCAGCATCTGATGGGTGAGGAAGGCCTGCCGGTCGAGGAGGCGGTGCGTCGCGGGTCGATGGAGCGCCTCGCACCGGTGGTGATGACCGCACTGGCAGCGGGGCTCGCGCTCATCCCGCTCGTGATCGCGGGCGGCAAGCCCGGTAACGAGATCCAGAGCCCGATGGGGCAGGTCATCCTCGGGGGGCTCGTGACCTCGACGTTCCTCAACATGGTGCTGGTGCCGGTGCTGTTCCTGCGTCATGGAGAAAGGCGAGTCAGTGATCGTGGCGGTGATGGAGGTCCGGCGCATGCGGATGCGAATGGGTAAGGGGATCGTGCGCGTGCGCGTGCGTGTGTCTCACCCACGCCGGTAGCCCGGGATGAACGTGCAGGTGGTGCCCGTCATCGTGCCGGTGCTCGTGCGTGTGCGACAGGACCTCATGAGTGTGCTCGTGTTCGTGGCGCGAAGTCAGCATGAGCGCGATGCCCGCGACCATGAGCCCGGCGGCTCCGAATTGAACGATCGTGGCCGACTCGCCGAACATGAACCAGGCGAGCAGCATGCCGACGAAGGGCGAGGTCGAGAACAGCAGTTGAGAACGACTCGCCCCGAGCTGTTGCGCGCCCGAGATGTAGAACATGATCGAAAATCCATAGCTGAAGGCGCCGACCACCAGGGCGATGAGCGCCGAGGTGAGCGGTGGAACGTGCCCCTCGACCGAGAGCCCGATCGCGAGGTTGACCGTGCCCGCGCCGATGCCCTTGATCACGGTGGTCTGCGCGGGCGTGTAGCCGCTCACGAGTGCGGTGAGATTGTTGTCGAGGCCCCAGCACACACACGCGAGCGCCACCAACGTGCCAGCGCGCCATCCCGCGGCACCTTCCGGGGCAGCCAGCAGCACACCTCCGGCGAGCACCACGGCCGCAGCCAGCACCGTTCGCCGATCGAGATGCTCGCGGAACAACCCCCACGCGATGATCGCGGTCGCCACCGTTTCGACGTTGAGCCACAGGG from Candidatus Eisenbacteria bacterium encodes:
- a CDS encoding EamA family transporter codes for the protein MIERTAPRIHTLLPALVCLLAAILFGASTPIAKALLTSVGPFTLAGLLYLGGALGVLPFAFRGGSPELRRDRRQHRMLALAVLFGGGLGPVLLLFGLRAAPAASVALWLNVETVATAIIAWGLFREHLDRRTVLAAAVVLAGGVLLAAPEGAAGWRAGTLVALACVCWGLDNNLTALVSGYTPAQTTVIKGIGAGTVNLAIGLSVEGHVPPLTSALIALVVGAFSYGFSIMFYISGAQQLGASRSQLLFSTSPFVGMLLAWFMFGESATIVQFGAAGLMVAGIALMLTSRHEHEHTHEVLSHTHEHRHDDGHHLHVHPGLPAWVRHTHAHAHDPLTHSHPHAPDLHHRHDH